From Thermus thermamylovorans, one genomic window encodes:
- a CDS encoding ABC transporter permease subunit (The N-terminal region of this protein, as described by TIGR01726, is a three transmembrane segment that identifies a subfamily of ABC transporter permease subunits, which specificities that include histidine, arginine, glutamine, glutamate, L-cystine (sic), the opines (in Agrobacterium) octopine and nopaline, etc.), with the protein MPRPRDLFIQGLVLGLVAWGLFLLLAEARSRMAAQGIPFSFAFLSQEAGFSLSEGLTYAPGEGLRPFYPSDTYFQALLAGFINTLKVALVGILLATFLGLLVAAGRLSANPLARGLAAGYVESIRNTPLLLQLFVWYFAVLLKLPPWEQALSWAGIVLSQRGLVLPELGFGSGAWGLGRSCQEL; encoded by the coding sequence ATGCCGCGCCCGCGCGACCTCTTCATTCAGGGTCTGGTCCTGGGCCTGGTGGCCTGGGGCCTCTTCCTCCTCCTCGCCGAGGCCCGGTCCCGCATGGCCGCCCAGGGCATCCCCTTCAGCTTCGCCTTCCTCTCCCAGGAGGCGGGCTTTAGCCTGAGCGAGGGGCTGACCTACGCCCCCGGGGAGGGACTGCGCCCCTTTTACCCCTCAGACACCTATTTCCAGGCCCTCTTGGCCGGCTTTATCAACACGCTGAAGGTGGCCCTGGTGGGTATCCTCCTGGCCACCTTCCTCGGCCTCCTTGTGGCCGCGGGCCGCCTCTCCGCGAACCCCCTGGCCCGGGGCCTGGCCGCGGGCTACGTGGAGTCCATCCGGAACACCCCCCTGCTCCTGCAGCTTTTCGTCTGGTACTTTGCGGTGCTCCTCAAACTTCCCCCTTGGGAGCAAGCTCTTTCCTGGGCCGGGATCGTTCTTTCCCAACGGGGGCTCGTCCTGCCCGAGTTGGGTTTTGGGAGCGGAGCCTGGGGTCTCGGCCGGTCGTGTCAAGAGTTATG